A stretch of Prunus dulcis chromosome 6, ALMONDv2, whole genome shotgun sequence DNA encodes these proteins:
- the LOC117632701 gene encoding U-box domain-containing protein 30-like, with protein MPMFQPSKRDGVVGFDGGGDGHVIDLDTAVKDGVLGGVGGGVVTIGVGEKLDLRKMIEELDLSEVPSVFICPISLEPMQDPVTLCTGQTYESSNILKWFNLGHLTCPTTMQELWDDSITPNRTLYHLIYTWFSQKYLLMKKRSEDVQGRASELVETLKKVKGQARVQALKELHQVVAAHATARKTLIDKGGATVVSSLLGPFTSHVVGSEVIAILVNLTLDSESRTSLMQPAKISLMVDILNEGSIETKINCTRLIKMLMEEKDFRSEIISSHSLLVGLMRLVKDKRHTVGTLPGLSLLRTICLHKEVRGFMVSIGAVPQLVDCLPSLDHECLELALFILDALSSVPEGISALKDCLNTIPNMVRLLMRISESCTQYALSILWSVCKHAPEECSSIALDAGLAAKLLLVIQSACGPVLKQQSAELLKLCSLNYTDTIFISKCKLTRTIQ; from the coding sequence ATGCCTATGTTTCAGCCCTCAAAGAGGGATGGGGTTGTTGGGtttgatggtggtggagatgggCATGTCATAGATCTGGACACAGCTGTGAAGGATGGGGTTTTGGGTGGTGTTGGTGGTGGGGTTGTTACTATTGGTGTTGGTGAGAAATTGGATCTGAGGAAGATGATTGAAGAGCTTGACTTGTCTGAGGTCCCTTCAGTGTTCATCTGCCCAATCTCCCTGGAGCCAATGCAAGACCCAGTGACCCTTTGCACTGGCCAAACCTATGAGAGCTCCAACATTCTCAAATGGTTCAATTTGGGGCACCTCACCTGCCCCACCACAATGCAGGAGCTCTGGGACGATTCGATAACCCCGAATAGGACCCTTTACCATCTAATCTACACTTGGTTTTCTCAGAAGTATCTGCTCATGAAGAAGAGGTCTGAAGATGTTCAAGGAAGGGCTTCTGAGCTTGTCGAGACACTAAAGAAGGTGAAGGGTCAAGCTAGGGTGCAAGCCCTCAAGGAGCTTCATCAAGTTGTGGCAGCTCACGCCACTGCCAGGAAGACACTGATTGATAAAGGTGGGGCTACTGTAGTTTCATCCCTGCTAGGTCCATTTACTTCACATGTTGTTGGTTCCGAAGTCATTGCCATTCTTGTCAATTTGACCCTTGATTCAGAATCGAGAACGAGTTTGATGCAACCAGCAAAAATTTCGTTAATGGTGGACATTCTGAATGAGGGGTCCATTGAGACAAAAATCAATTGTACCCGGTTGATCAAAATGCTGATGGAGGAGAAGGATTTTCGATCAGAAATAATTTCGAGCCATAGCCTCTTGGTAGGACTAATGAGGCTGGTGAAAGATAAGAGGCATACAGTTGGAACCTTGCCTGGACTTAGCCTCCTCAGAACAATATGCTTGCATAAGGAAGTAAGGGGTTTTATGGTGAGCATTGGGGCTGTGCCTCAGTTAGTTGATTGTTTGCCTTCTCTCGACCATGAATGCTTAGAACTAGCTCTTTTCATCTTGGATGCACTGTCCTCTGTACCGGAGGGAATATCAGCTTTGAAGGATTGTTTGAACACTATTCCGAATATGGTGAGGCTTCTTATGAGAATTTCAGAAAGTTGTACTCAATATGCACTGTCAATTTTATGGTCTGTATGTAAACATGCCCCTGAAGAATGCTCATCAATTGCTCTGGATGCTGGTCTAGCGGCAAAGCTCCTCCTTGTGATACAGAGTGCTTGCGGTCCTGTCCTGAAGCAGCAGTCTGCAGAGCTCTTGAAGCTTTGTAGTCTAAACTATACAGATACAATATTCATTTCCAAGTGCAAACTCACAAGGACAATCCAATGA